A genome region from Triticum aestivum cultivar Chinese Spring chromosome 2B, IWGSC CS RefSeq v2.1, whole genome shotgun sequence includes the following:
- the LOC123047233 gene encoding glucomannan 4-beta-mannosyltransferase 1, producing the protein MRGVSMLTMARAAWAAVRYAVVVPLLQLAVYLCAAMSLMLFAERLYMGLVVAALWLRRRRRQRRNPSRNKGDDDGGAGDLESGGGEDLPMVLVQIPMFNEKQVYRLSIGAACGLWWPADKLVIQVLDDSTDAGIRALVEAECRRWAGKGVQIRYENRSNRSGYKAGAMREGLKKGYARDCELVAVFDADFQPDADFLRRTVPVLQADPAVALVQARWRFVNADECILTRIQEMSLDYHFSVEQEVGSACHGFFGFNGTAGVWRVQALADAGGWKDRTTVEDMDLAVRASMRGWRFVYAGDVQVRNELPSSFKAYRYQQHRWSCGPANLMRKMFWEIVASRQVSAWKKVHVLYGFFFVRKVVAHLVTFLFYCVVIPAYVLVGGQDVRLPKYVAMYVPAIITLLNAVCTPRSWHLLVFWILFENVMSMHRSKATIIGLVEASRANEWVVTEKLGSVTSTPAAATTMAANKGAMKKKKSQSSILAPEIVMGLCLLYCAVYDIVFGHDHFYVYLLMQSAAAFVIGFGYVGSQ; encoded by the exons ATGAGGGGAGTGAGCATGTTGACGATGGCGCGCGCGGCGTGGGCGGCGGTGCGGTACGCGGTGGTGGTGCCGCTGCTGCAGCTGGCCGTGTACCTCTGCGCCGCCATGTCGCTCATGCTCTTCGCCGAGCGCCTCTACATGGGGCTCGTCGTCGCGGCGCTatggctccgccgccgccgccgtcagcgcCGCAACCCAAGCAGGAACAAGggggacgacgacggcggcgccggcgacctggagtccggcggcggagaggacctGCCCATGGTCCTGGTCCAGATCCCCATGTTCAACGAGAAGCAG GTGTACCGTCTGTCCATCGGCGCGGCGTGCGGGCTGTGGTGGCCGGCCGACAAGCTGGTGATCCAGGTGCTGGACGACTCGACGGACGCCGGCATCCGGGCGCTGGTGGAGGCGGAGTGCCGGCGGTGGGCGGGCAAGGGGGTGCAGATCCGGTACGAGAACCGCAGCAACCGGAGCGGGTACAAGGCGGGCGCCATGCGGGAGGGCCTCAAGAAGGGGTACGCCAGGGACTGCGAGCTGGTGGCGGTGTTCGACGCCGACTTCCAGCCGGACGCGGACTTCCTGCGGCGCACGGTGCCGGTCCTCCAGGCCGACCCGGCGGTGGCGCTGGTGCAGGCGCGGTGGCGGTTCGTGAACGCGGACGAGTGCATCCTGACCCGCATCCAGGAGATGTCGCTGGACTACCACTTCTCGGTGGAGCAGGAGGTGGGGTCGGCGTGCCACGGCTTCTTCGGCTTCAACGGCACGGCGGGGGTGTGGCGCGTGCAGGCGCTGGCGGACGCCGGGGGATGGAAGGACCGCACCACCGTGGAGGACATGGACCTGGCGGTGCGGGCGTCGATGCGGGGCTGGAGGTTCGTCTACGCCGGCGACGTGCAGGTGCGCAACGAGCTGCCCAGCAGCTTCAAGGCGTACCGGTACCAGCAGCACCGGTGGTCGTGCGGGCCGGCGAACCTGATGCGGAAGATGTTCTGGGAGATCGTGGCCAGCCGGCAGGTGTCGGCGTGGAAGAAGGTGCACGTGCTCTACGGCTTCTTCTTCGTGAGGAAGGTGGTGGCGCACCTCGTCACCTTCCTCTTCTACTGCGTGGTGATCCCGGCCTACGTGCTCGTCGGCGGCCAGGACGTGCGGCTGCCCAAGTACGTGGCCATGTACGTGCCCGCCATCATCACCCTGCTCAACGCCGTCTGCACCCCGAGGTCATGGCACCTGCTCGTCTTCTGGATCCTCTTCGAGAACGTCATGTCCATGCACCGCTCCAAGGCCACCATCATCGGCCTCGTCGAGGCCAGCCGCGCAAACGAGTGGGTCGTCACGGAGAAGCTCGGCTCGGTGACCTCCACCCCTGCTGCGGCGACGACCATGGCCGCCAACAAGGgggcaatgaagaagaagaagagccagAGCAGCATCCTTGCGCCGGAGATCGTCATGGGGCTATGCCTGCTCTACTGCGCCGTCTACGACATCGTCTTCGGCCACGATCACTTCTATGTCTACCTCCTCATGCagtccgccgccgccttcgtcatcGGATTCGGCTACGTCGGCTCCCAATGA
- the LOC123047231 gene encoding protein Rf1, mitochondrial — protein sequence MPQLGVQPDVVTYTSIMDALSKSGAMDKAEVLLRQMVDQGIEPNIRTYSCLIHGYSTFGQWKEALRVFKEMASLGVVPDVVTLSSLIDSLCRHRRTKQAREIFDSMAAKGLKPNIVSYSTMLNGYVKEGSFEDMTGLFNSMVRNGIVPNHHIFNILINAYAKRGLMDEAMHMFEVMRQQGVNPDVFGYQIIMDSLCKMGKMDAALDKFNQMVNQGVSPNKAVYQCLVLGSCSHGDFVKAKELISEAVNRGLCSNSVFFYPVINDRCKEGKVKDAQDMFDFIVGIGHRPDVIMYNSLMDGYCLVGKVEEALRVLDAMKSAGLQPDVFTYGILINGYCKIGRIDDGLSLVREISLSGVKPTTIMYNIILDGLFCSGRTVPAKEKFHKMNESGIPVGVGTYNIVLSGLCKNNCTDEAIELFKKLRAVNVKINVITLTTMVSAMFKTRRIEEAKDLFVTISAIGLVPSVVTYSIMMTNFIKEGLLADADDMFSAMEKAGCAHNSRLLNQVVRVFLKNGEVVKAVTYLAKFDAKQLSVEASTVSLIVSLFSRKGKLREHVKLLPVKYQPPEMLD from the coding sequence ATGCCCCAACTGGGAGTTCAACCTGATGTGGTGACCTACACCTCAATCATGGACGCACTAAGCAAGTccggagcaatggacaaggcaGAAGTGCTCCTTCGGCAAATGGTTGATCAAGGAATTGAACCCAATATCAGGACATATAGCTGTCTGATCCATGGATATTCTACTTTTGGTCAGTGGAAGGAGGCACTTAGGGTATTCAAAGAAATGGCAAGTCTTGGTGTTGTACCAGACgttgtcacattgagctcattaatCGATTCCCTTTGCAGGCACAGAAGGACAAAGCAAGCTAGAGAAATTTTTGACTCTATGGCTGCAAAGGGCCTGAAACCTAATATCGTCTCCTACTCTACTATGCTTAATGGGTATGTCAAAGAAGGATCCTTCGAGGATATGACCGGTCTCTTCAATTCGATGGTACGGAATGGTATTGTACCTAACCACCATATTTTCAACATACTGATCAATGCATATGCTAAACGTGGACTGATGGATGAGGCTATGCACATGTTCGAAGTAATGAGGCAACAAGGAGTAAACCCAGATGTATTTGGCTATCAAATCATAATGGATTCACTTTGTAAAATGGGTAAGATGGATGCTGCTCTGGACAAATTTAATCAGATGGTCAATCAAGGAGTTTCACCTAACAAAGCTGTTTACCAATGCCTGGTTCTGGGTTCTTGCTCTCATGGTGATTTTGTGAAAGCCAAGGAATTGATTTCTGAAGCGGTTAATAGAGGTCTGTGTTCTAACAGTGTGTTCTTCTATCCTGTAATAAACGACCGTtgcaaagaaggaaaggtgaaggACGCACAGGATATGTTTGACTTCATTGTAGGTATTGGTCATCGGCCTGATGTGATTATGTACAATTCACTGATGGATGGATATTGCCTTGTTGGCAAGGTGGAGGAAGCACTGAGAGTACTTGATGCTATGAAGTCTGCTGGCCTCCAACCTGATGTTTTTACATATGGTATACTTATTAATGGCTACTGTAAAATTGGAAGGATCGACGACGGATTGAGTCTTGTCAGGGAAATTTCACTCAGTGGGGTTAAGCCCACGACTATTATGTACAACATTATACTTGATGGGCTGTTTTGCTCTGGGAGAACAGTTCCTGCAAAGGAAAAATTCCATAAGATGAATGAAAGTGGCATACCAGTGGGCGTTGGAACATACAACATAGTTCTTAGTGGACTTTGTAAAAATAATTGCACTGATGAAGCAATAGAGCTGTTCAAGAAATTACGTGCTGTGAACGTGAAGATTAATGTCATAACACTCACTACCATGGTTTCTGCAATGTTTAAAACTAGGAGAATTGAAGAAGCCAAGGATTTGTTTGTTACTATATCAGCCATTGGGTTGGTGCCTTCTGTTGTGACTTACAGTATAATGATGACAAATTTCATAAAAGAAGGGTTGCTTGCAGATGCTGATGATATGTTTTCAGCAATGGAGAAGGCTGGCTGTGCTCACAACTCCAGACTGCTAAATCAAGTGGTCAGGGTATTTCTGAAGAATGGTGAAGTTGTAAAGGCTGTGACTTATCTTGCCAAATTTGATGCAAAACAGCTGTCAGTTGAAGCTTCGACGGTTTCGTTAATAGTATCTCTCTTCTCAAGGAAAGGGAAATTAAGGGAGCATGTAAAATTGCTTCCGGTAAAGTACCAGCCTCCTGAGATGTTGGACTGA